Proteins found in one Planctomycetes bacterium MalM25 genomic segment:
- a CDS encoding Nitrate reductase cytochrome c-type subunit (NapB) has translation MKRLSTIFLSVVIAVAVIGYFVGLSDGVPKPDGLGDSPLYAAAQKTQPLTREAKLVAAVSYAEVPSTPMGPTASWSAAGARIPQTDYDLFTKIEPSEADKEASGKLRASRRAFNGAPPVVPHPIENTNDAACYACHANGMKMAGLKASVMSHPFLANCTQCHAPMAPKPFQEADATVETHFVGLPAPKRGERAYPGAPPTIPHSQWMRQQCNACHGGPNGWAGLESTHPWRTNCTQCHAPSAALDQTFQVDSVPMLPPLDVAGR, from the coding sequence ATGAAACGCCTCTCAACGATCTTCCTCTCGGTTGTCATCGCCGTGGCGGTGATCGGTTACTTCGTGGGCCTGTCGGATGGCGTCCCGAAGCCCGACGGGTTGGGTGATTCTCCCTTGTATGCGGCAGCCCAGAAGACGCAACCGCTTACGCGAGAAGCCAAACTCGTAGCAGCCGTTAGCTACGCCGAGGTCCCCAGTACCCCAATGGGCCCGACTGCTTCGTGGAGTGCGGCGGGGGCAAGGATCCCCCAAACCGACTACGACCTCTTTACCAAGATCGAACCCAGTGAAGCCGACAAAGAAGCGTCCGGCAAGCTGCGCGCCTCGCGCCGTGCGTTCAACGGCGCTCCGCCGGTGGTGCCGCACCCGATCGAGAACACGAACGACGCTGCCTGCTACGCATGCCATGCCAACGGCATGAAGATGGCTGGGCTCAAGGCGAGCGTCATGTCGCACCCGTTCTTGGCGAACTGCACACAGTGCCACGCTCCGATGGCGCCCAAACCGTTTCAAGAGGCCGACGCCACGGTCGAGACTCACTTCGTCGGCCTGCCCGCCCCGAAACGGGGCGAACGGGCTTACCCTGGTGCGCCGCCGACGATTCCCCACTCCCAGTGGATGCGTCAGCAGTGCAACGCCTGCCACGGCGGGCCCAATGGGTGGGCCGGCTTGGAATCAACCCACCCGTGGCGCACCAACTGCACGCAGTGCCACGCCCCGTCGGCTGCACTCGACCAAACCTTCCAAGTGGATAGCGTTCCCATGCTGCCGCCGCTCGACGTCGCCGGGCGTTGA
- the napA gene encoding Periplasmic nitrate reductase precursor — MDANRRDLLKSAAMAAAGSMVAGDAAFSLPVIQPDGDGLSWNKAPCRFCGTGCHVQVGVEDGRVVAIAGDKAADVNKGLLCVKGYHVGGILYGKDRLTQPLLRKDGQLTPISWDEAIETIAQRIFDAPDQFAFYGSGQWTIPEGYAAQKLMKGGLGNNHIDPNARLCMASAVTGFLATYGVDEPAGCYQDLDECDVLIMWGNNPAEMHPVLFSRVIDRRSRGEQVRIIDIGTRRTRTTDAANDYLEMQPHGDVAIALGIMHLLIENGTYDKDFVDTHCNFRGDEAEGATLFGEPITEEEFRERIAKYTPERVEELSGVPADKIRMLADLFGRRDIRITSLWCMGMNQHTMGTAINSLVHGVHLLSGHFGRPGDAPTSLTGQPSACGTVREVGTLAHALPGGRLVAKPEHRAQCEEMWNLREGSINGKPGYHTVKMFEQFTKPTAEGGDITTMFVQVTNPGQTLPNLNKLFNSKEGLEDKFLIVSDVYPTATTELADLILPAAMWVEKNGVYGNSERRTQQWFKMVDPPGEARDDTWMTIAIAHKLYEMGFAGMADRNGDFIFAVRDENGEEIPVWDFDRYYDTNVDKHLFEEYRQFTTMKHKNLAPYDEYVKARGLRWPVVEQADGSWRETRFRFSGFDDPFVAEGQEFDFYHSSSKDGRAQIWFHEYQPPPEMPDEEYPLWLCTGRVLEHWHTGTMTRRLGPLNRAMPTAYVEMHAEDAKAANIRQGETVLIESRRGVAELPVWIDGRGRPPRGTIFVPFFDETKLINNCTLEAHDPFSKQPDYKKCAVRVVKKSASNVAGSTS; from the coding sequence ATGGATGCCAACCGCCGAGATCTTTTGAAGTCTGCCGCTATGGCGGCTGCTGGTTCGATGGTCGCGGGCGATGCCGCGTTCTCTCTGCCGGTTATCCAGCCCGATGGTGATGGCCTCAGCTGGAATAAAGCCCCGTGCCGTTTTTGTGGGACGGGTTGTCACGTGCAGGTGGGCGTCGAGGACGGCCGCGTGGTCGCCATCGCGGGCGATAAAGCGGCCGACGTCAACAAAGGGTTGCTCTGCGTGAAGGGCTACCACGTCGGTGGCATCCTCTATGGCAAGGATCGGCTCACACAGCCGCTGCTCCGTAAAGACGGTCAGCTGACCCCGATCAGTTGGGACGAAGCGATCGAGACAATCGCTCAGCGGATCTTCGACGCGCCAGATCAGTTTGCCTTCTACGGCAGCGGCCAGTGGACCATCCCCGAAGGCTACGCCGCCCAGAAGCTGATGAAGGGCGGCCTGGGCAACAACCACATCGACCCCAATGCCCGGCTCTGCATGGCGTCGGCCGTGACCGGCTTCTTGGCGACCTACGGAGTCGATGAGCCGGCCGGCTGCTACCAAGACCTCGACGAGTGCGACGTGCTGATCATGTGGGGCAACAACCCCGCCGAAATGCACCCTGTGCTCTTCTCTCGCGTCATCGATCGTCGGTCACGCGGTGAGCAAGTACGAATCATCGACATCGGCACCCGGCGGACCCGCACCACGGATGCCGCCAACGACTACCTCGAAATGCAGCCGCACGGCGACGTGGCGATCGCCCTGGGCATCATGCATTTGCTGATCGAGAACGGCACCTACGACAAGGATTTCGTCGATACGCACTGCAACTTCCGTGGCGACGAGGCGGAGGGAGCGACCCTGTTTGGCGAGCCCATCACCGAGGAGGAATTCCGCGAGCGGATCGCCAAGTACACGCCGGAGCGGGTCGAAGAGCTATCGGGCGTTCCCGCCGACAAGATCCGGATGCTGGCCGATCTGTTCGGTCGCCGCGATATCCGCATCACGTCGCTGTGGTGCATGGGGATGAACCAACACACGATGGGCACGGCGATCAACTCGCTTGTGCATGGCGTCCACCTGCTCTCGGGCCACTTCGGGCGGCCGGGTGACGCTCCGACCAGCCTGACCGGCCAGCCTTCAGCCTGCGGCACGGTTCGCGAAGTCGGCACGCTTGCCCACGCCCTGCCGGGTGGCCGTTTGGTCGCGAAGCCCGAACACCGGGCCCAATGCGAAGAGATGTGGAACCTGCGTGAGGGAAGCATCAACGGGAAGCCGGGCTACCACACGGTGAAGATGTTCGAGCAGTTCACCAAGCCCACCGCCGAGGGGGGCGACATCACGACGATGTTCGTGCAGGTCACCAACCCGGGCCAGACCCTGCCGAACCTCAACAAGCTCTTCAACAGCAAGGAAGGCCTTGAAGACAAGTTCTTGATCGTCAGCGATGTCTACCCGACCGCGACGACCGAGTTGGCCGACCTGATCCTTCCGGCCGCAATGTGGGTCGAGAAGAACGGCGTCTACGGCAACAGCGAACGCCGCACGCAGCAGTGGTTCAAGATGGTCGATCCGCCGGGGGAGGCCCGCGACGACACGTGGATGACGATCGCCATTGCCCACAAGCTGTACGAGATGGGCTTCGCGGGGATGGCCGATCGCAATGGTGATTTCATCTTCGCCGTACGCGACGAGAACGGCGAGGAGATCCCCGTCTGGGACTTCGATCGGTACTACGACACGAACGTCGACAAGCACCTGTTCGAGGAGTACCGTCAGTTCACCACGATGAAGCACAAGAACCTGGCCCCTTACGACGAGTACGTTAAGGCGAGGGGGCTTCGCTGGCCGGTGGTTGAGCAGGCCGATGGATCTTGGCGAGAAACCCGCTTCCGCTTCTCGGGGTTCGACGACCCCTTCGTCGCAGAGGGGCAAGAGTTCGACTTCTACCACTCGTCCAGCAAGGACGGGCGCGCTCAGATCTGGTTCCACGAGTACCAGCCGCCGCCGGAGATGCCCGACGAGGAGTACCCGCTGTGGCTCTGCACCGGGCGGGTGCTGGAGCACTGGCACACCGGCACGATGACGCGTCGGCTGGGACCGCTCAACCGCGCGATGCCAACGGCCTACGTCGAGATGCACGCCGAGGATGCCAAGGCAGCCAACATCCGCCAGGGCGAGACCGTGCTGATCGAGTCACGCCGCGGCGTGGCGGAGTTGCCGGTCTGGATCGACGGGAGGGGCCGACCGCCTCGGGGGACGATCTTTGTGCCGTTCTTTGATGAGACCAAGCTGATCAACAACTGCACGCTGGAGGCTCACGACCCCTTCTCGAAGCAGCCGGACTACAAGAAGTGTGCGGTCCGTGTGGTCAAGAAATCTGCCTCTAACGTTGCGGGGTCAACCTCATGA
- a CDS encoding Doubled CXXCH motif (Paired_CXXCH_1): MPRLAPLILAGGLGLAGATALVVAWQSSSQARSPDATVSEPFATGQSSETTQVKNASSALPEGSAAEEYLVTVRRPAGPPRITLAGTDPQGRTGSVACSTCHSVRQPDLTNVSAATLDEFHQGMAFNHGKITCYACHNPDDADTLRLADGSPVAYQDVMTLCSQCHGPQATAFAHGAHGGMNGHWDLTSGPQTKNNCIDCHDPHAPNYPKMVVGFKPRDRFNEPAAHDHEGAAPHGDH; this comes from the coding sequence ATGCCGCGACTCGCGCCACTCATCCTTGCCGGCGGTCTGGGCCTGGCCGGAGCAACCGCCCTGGTCGTTGCTTGGCAGTCTTCCTCCCAAGCACGGTCGCCCGACGCCACCGTGAGCGAGCCGTTCGCGACTGGCCAAAGCAGCGAAACGACCCAGGTAAAAAACGCCTCCAGCGCATTGCCCGAAGGATCGGCTGCCGAAGAGTATCTGGTCACGGTGCGACGACCCGCGGGTCCGCCGCGGATCACCCTCGCCGGAACCGATCCGCAAGGCCGGACCGGCAGCGTCGCCTGCTCGACGTGCCACAGCGTTCGGCAGCCCGACTTGACTAACGTCTCCGCGGCGACCCTCGACGAGTTCCACCAGGGGATGGCGTTCAACCACGGCAAGATCACTTGCTACGCATGCCACAACCCCGACGACGCGGATACGCTCCGGCTCGCCGACGGCAGTCCGGTCGCTTACCAGGACGTGATGACGCTCTGCTCGCAGTGCCACGGGCCGCAAGCCACGGCCTTCGCCCACGGGGCCCACGGTGGGATGAACGGCCATTGGGACCTGACAAGCGGGCCACAGACGAAGAACAACTGCATCGACTGCCACGACCCGCACGCACCGAACTACCCCAAGATGGTGGTGGGCTTCAAGCCGCGGGACCGTTTCAACGAACCGGCAGCACACGACCACGAAGGGGCGGCTCCGCATGGCGACCACTGA
- the ttrB_1 gene encoding Tetrathionate reductase subunit B precursor encodes MATTEPKKLPTLPVIENPTRRAAVKGGFATLGAAAFVAAVSPLRQAAKTATAAEFMQKHYAELTPEQKADVIARLEAEAAEKYGAEVTIADDRPIPGTKFVYAINLSVCNGNGKCVEACHKENNHDRATNQSYIRVLEMPKGTMDMEQGSTTYTGTVPKDDKFYLPVQCQQCDEPPCVDVCPVKATWKEDDGIVVVDYNWCIGCRYCEAACPYHARRFNWKAPEVPAEEINPDQSYLSNRVRPVGVVEKCTYCLHRTRRGKLPACLEACPTGARVFGNILDPESSIRWILENKRVYILKEELGTKPAFFYFFD; translated from the coding sequence ATGGCGACCACTGAACCCAAGAAGCTCCCCACGCTTCCCGTCATCGAGAACCCAACCCGCCGCGCTGCGGTGAAGGGTGGCTTCGCCACGTTGGGCGCCGCGGCGTTCGTCGCGGCGGTCTCACCGTTGCGGCAAGCGGCGAAGACGGCGACCGCTGCGGAGTTCATGCAAAAGCACTACGCGGAGCTTACGCCAGAGCAGAAGGCCGACGTGATTGCCCGCCTGGAAGCCGAGGCCGCAGAGAAGTACGGGGCCGAGGTCACGATCGCCGACGACCGTCCGATCCCTGGCACGAAGTTCGTCTACGCGATCAACCTGAGCGTCTGCAACGGCAACGGCAAGTGCGTCGAGGCGTGCCACAAAGAGAACAACCACGACCGGGCGACCAACCAGTCCTACATCCGCGTCCTGGAGATGCCCAAGGGCACGATGGACATGGAGCAGGGCTCGACGACGTACACCGGCACGGTTCCCAAGGACGACAAGTTCTACCTGCCCGTCCAGTGCCAGCAGTGCGACGAGCCGCCTTGCGTCGATGTCTGCCCCGTGAAGGCGACCTGGAAGGAAGACGATGGCATCGTCGTCGTTGACTACAACTGGTGCATCGGTTGCCGCTACTGCGAAGCGGCTTGCCCCTACCACGCACGGCGTTTCAATTGGAAAGCGCCCGAGGTGCCGGCCGAAGAGATCAACCCCGACCAGAGCTACCTGAGCAACCGTGTGCGTCCGGTTGGCGTGGTTGAGAAATGCACCTACTGCCTTCACCGCACTCGGCGCGGCAAGCTGCCCGCGTGCCTCGAAGCTTGCCCCACGGGGGCGCGGGTCTTTGGCAACATCCTCGACCCCGAGTCAAGCATCCGCTGGATCCTCGAGAACAAGCGCGTCTACATCCTTAAGGAAGAACTCGGCACTAAGCCGGCGTTCTTCTACTTCTTCGATTGA
- a CDS encoding Polysulfide reductase, NrfD: MSSASATESHITSYPKFVGRSLWLATEGSLGFYAWMTMLTAVFLVGANAWANQVAGGMIGTNMTDQVSWGLYIANFTFMVGLAAGGVMMVIPAYLYHDRKMHDVVIIGELLAIAAIVMCLMFVVADLGRPDRFWHMMPFIGKFNFPISMLTWDVIVLNGYLLLNLHICGYLLYMRFLGLKPNPVWYVPFVMLSIVWAISIHTVTAFLYCGLGGRPFWNTALLAPRFLASAFVSGPAFIIVAMVLIKRLTGVVGLDDPIATLTRIIRVTILVNLLMVASELFTEFYTGGAHASAAKYLFFGLHGKTALVPWTWTAIGLNMTAALLFLWPGLLSLRWRPLLVAACAMAFVGAWIEKGMGLIIPGFVPSTLHEIVEYVPSQLEWKVTVGIWAFGLMVFTIAIKTALPTLKQPAEH, encoded by the coding sequence ATGAGCAGTGCTTCGGCGACCGAGAGCCACATCACAAGCTACCCGAAGTTCGTCGGGCGGTCGCTCTGGTTAGCGACCGAGGGGTCGCTTGGGTTCTACGCCTGGATGACGATGCTGACGGCCGTCTTCTTGGTCGGCGCCAACGCCTGGGCCAACCAAGTCGCCGGCGGCATGATCGGCACCAACATGACCGACCAGGTCAGCTGGGGCCTCTACATCGCCAACTTCACCTTCATGGTCGGGCTCGCGGCGGGCGGCGTCATGATGGTCATCCCGGCCTACCTGTACCACGACCGCAAGATGCACGACGTCGTGATCATTGGCGAGCTGCTAGCGATCGCCGCGATCGTCATGTGCCTGATGTTTGTGGTCGCTGACCTGGGCCGCCCCGATCGGTTCTGGCACATGATGCCTTTTATTGGAAAGTTCAACTTCCCGATCTCTATGCTCACGTGGGACGTGATCGTCCTGAACGGCTACCTGCTGCTGAACCTGCACATCTGCGGCTACCTGCTCTACATGCGGTTCCTCGGCCTAAAGCCGAACCCGGTCTGGTACGTCCCGTTCGTGATGCTGTCAATCGTCTGGGCGATCTCGATCCACACCGTGACGGCGTTCCTCTACTGCGGACTCGGCGGGCGGCCCTTCTGGAACACGGCCCTGTTGGCGCCCCGCTTCCTTGCCTCGGCGTTCGTCTCGGGTCCGGCGTTCATCATCGTGGCGATGGTCCTCATCAAACGGCTGACGGGTGTCGTCGGCCTCGACGACCCGATAGCGACCCTGACGCGTATCATCCGCGTCACGATCCTGGTCAACCTGCTGATGGTCGCGTCCGAGCTCTTTACCGAGTTCTATACGGGCGGTGCCCACGCCAGCGCCGCGAAGTACCTCTTCTTCGGTCTGCACGGCAAGACCGCGCTTGTCCCGTGGACGTGGACGGCCATCGGGCTGAACATGACCGCCGCGCTGCTGTTCCTCTGGCCAGGGCTTCTTTCCCTACGGTGGCGGCCCCTGTTGGTCGCCGCTTGCGCCATGGCCTTCGTTGGGGCGTGGATCGAAAAGGGGATGGGCCTGATCATCCCCGGCTTCGTTCCCAGCACGCTGCATGAGATCGTCGAGTACGTCCCCAGCCAGCTCGAATGGAAGGTCACCGTCGGCATCTGGGCCTTCGGCCTGATGGTCTTCACGATCGCCATCAAGACGGCTCTGCCGACGCTCAAGCAGCCGGCCGAGCACTGA
- a CDS encoding Cupin domain protein has product MKNLGTPGELIDLYAVDHDAEPKPTLLIKTEAFSVLRLVLPAGKVIPEHKAPKEITVQCVRGKVDFEAMGQTQTMTAGKVLFLDPGEPHALTAIEDAIMLVTMATERKS; this is encoded by the coding sequence ATGAAGAATCTCGGCACGCCCGGTGAGCTGATCGATTTGTACGCCGTTGACCACGACGCCGAACCGAAACCCACGCTCCTCATCAAGACCGAGGCGTTTAGTGTGCTGCGGCTGGTGCTTCCGGCGGGGAAGGTGATACCTGAGCACAAGGCTCCGAAAGAGATCACCGTGCAGTGCGTCCGCGGCAAGGTTGATTTCGAGGCGATGGGGCAGACGCAGACGATGACGGCCGGCAAGGTCTTGTTCCTCGACCCTGGTGAGCCTCACGCACTCACGGCGATCGAAGACGCCATCATGCTGGTTACGATGGCGACCGAGCGAAAAAGCTAG
- the hemY_1 gene encoding Protoporphyrinogen oxidase, with protein MPEHASRPRVAVIGGGISGLAAAHRLQQRLPEHEVHLFESADRLGGVIKTTEKDGFLIESAADNFITTTSAAIDLCRDLGIESELIRTNPGGGGAQVVSRGKLEPIPPGFMVMAPSRLWPLLVTKILSPMGKLRAACEAILPPRKKVEDESLESFVSRRFGTELFERLVQPLVGGIYTADPSRLSVGATMPRFLEMERQHGSLIRGMLASRRQNRRRTETRGGARYSQFMALRGGMSRLVEVLGRTVPANHLHLGTPVDQLAKTDKGWQIREGNRRSLDVRAVVLATPSRTSSRLLEPVDRVASSELADIEYASCAVVSLAFRRRQIARPLDAFGFVVPRVEGRSILSCSLSSEKYEGRAPEGTVLLRVFMGGALQPELLRQPDPQLIETAMADVAKLLAIRGKPILEHVTRQWDAMPQYHLGHRERIARVTERLAGLPTLALAGSALNGVGVPGCIESGQRAADQIAAGLRGNTGANQQLTGVA; from the coding sequence ATGCCCGAGCACGCCAGTCGCCCGCGCGTAGCCGTCATCGGCGGCGGGATCTCTGGTCTTGCCGCCGCGCACCGGCTCCAACAGCGTTTACCGGAACACGAAGTCCACCTCTTCGAGTCAGCCGACCGGCTGGGTGGCGTCATCAAGACGACGGAGAAAGACGGTTTCCTGATCGAGAGCGCCGCCGACAACTTCATCACGACCACGTCCGCGGCGATCGATCTGTGTCGAGACCTGGGGATCGAAAGCGAGCTGATTCGCACGAATCCCGGTGGCGGTGGGGCGCAGGTCGTCAGCCGCGGCAAACTCGAACCGATCCCGCCCGGCTTCATGGTGATGGCCCCGTCGCGGCTGTGGCCCCTGCTGGTGACGAAGATCCTGTCGCCCATGGGGAAGTTGCGGGCGGCCTGCGAGGCAATCCTGCCGCCACGAAAAAAGGTGGAAGACGAGTCACTCGAATCGTTCGTCTCCCGGCGATTCGGGACCGAGCTGTTCGAACGCTTGGTGCAGCCCCTCGTCGGCGGCATCTACACCGCGGATCCGAGCCGCCTGAGTGTTGGCGCGACCATGCCTCGCTTCTTAGAGATGGAGCGCCAGCACGGCAGCCTGATCCGCGGCATGCTCGCGAGTCGCCGCCAGAACCGCCGACGCACCGAGACACGCGGCGGGGCTCGCTACAGCCAGTTCATGGCCTTGCGAGGCGGGATGTCACGTCTTGTCGAGGTCTTGGGGCGTACGGTTCCGGCTAACCATCTGCACCTGGGCACGCCTGTCGATCAGCTCGCTAAGACGGACAAGGGGTGGCAGATTCGGGAGGGCAACAGGCGAAGCCTGGACGTCAGGGCGGTGGTCTTGGCGACGCCCTCTCGAACCAGCTCTCGGCTACTGGAACCAGTCGATCGGGTGGCGTCGTCGGAGCTGGCCGACATCGAGTACGCCAGTTGCGCGGTGGTGTCGCTAGCGTTCCGCCGTCGTCAAATCGCCCGGCCACTCGATGCCTTCGGTTTCGTCGTGCCCCGGGTGGAAGGTCGCAGCATCCTGTCTTGCAGCCTCTCCAGCGAAAAGTACGAGGGCCGGGCGCCTGAGGGAACCGTCTTATTGCGGGTCTTTATGGGCGGGGCTTTGCAGCCCGAACTGCTCCGTCAGCCGGACCCACAACTAATCGAGACGGCCATGGCCGATGTCGCCAAGCTGCTTGCCATTCGGGGTAAGCCGATCCTCGAGCACGTCACTCGCCAGTGGGACGCGATGCCCCAGTACCACCTCGGGCATCGGGAGCGGATCGCTCGCGTCACCGAAAGACTGGCGGGGTTACCTACCCTCGCTCTTGCGGGGAGCGCCTTGAACGGCGTCGGTGTGCCCGGGTGCATCGAGAGCGGCCAACGTGCCGCCGATCAGATCGCGGCTGGCTTGCGGGGCAACACGGGTGCCAACCAGCAACTCACCGGCGTCGCTTAA
- the albA gene encoding Antilisterial bacteriocin subtilosin biosynthesis protein AlbA — MLVFYELTRACDLVCQHCRACAQSERDPNELSTAESKRLIEQLSGFPEPPMLILTGGDPFKRPDLFELIEEAVEQGIDVSITPSATPLVNRESIERLRDAGISRMAISVDGADAATHDANRGVPGSFDHSLEILRVARDLGVETQINTTLTPANVAQIEAMGDRFAPLGIALWSVFFLIPVGRATELARLDADECEDAFARLHAQSRRQPFVVKTTEAPHYRRHVIQNSPKQQSPTKRGFLPAGVNDGKGVMFVSHCGEIFPTGFLPLECGRFPAESLVGVYQDSPIFRRLRDSDQLQGKCGVCEYRNVCGGSRARAYALTGDPMAAEPDCSYFPPAFEETQLCPSTPVARA, encoded by the coding sequence ATGCTCGTGTTCTACGAGCTGACTCGGGCGTGCGACCTGGTGTGCCAGCACTGCCGCGCGTGTGCTCAAAGCGAGCGTGATCCGAACGAGCTGAGCACGGCTGAATCGAAGCGGCTGATCGAACAACTGTCGGGGTTTCCCGAGCCGCCGATGCTGATTCTCACCGGCGGTGACCCGTTCAAGCGGCCCGACCTCTTCGAGTTGATCGAAGAGGCCGTCGAGCAGGGCATCGATGTCTCGATCACCCCCAGCGCGACCCCCTTGGTGAATCGCGAGTCGATCGAGCGGCTACGCGACGCGGGCATCTCTCGGATGGCGATCAGCGTGGACGGCGCCGATGCGGCGACTCACGACGCCAATCGAGGCGTCCCCGGCAGTTTCGACCACAGCCTGGAGATCTTACGAGTCGCCCGCGATTTGGGCGTCGAAACCCAGATCAACACCACCCTGACGCCAGCGAATGTTGCGCAGATTGAAGCGATGGGCGACCGATTCGCCCCGCTCGGGATCGCGTTGTGGTCGGTGTTCTTTCTCATCCCGGTGGGCCGGGCCACCGAGCTGGCGCGGCTCGACGCCGACGAGTGTGAGGACGCCTTCGCCCGGCTGCACGCCCAATCACGCCGACAGCCGTTCGTGGTCAAGACCACCGAGGCGCCGCACTACCGTCGGCATGTGATCCAGAACTCTCCGAAACAGCAGTCGCCTACGAAGCGCGGGTTCCTCCCCGCGGGAGTGAACGACGGTAAGGGCGTGATGTTCGTCAGCCACTGTGGCGAGATCTTTCCAACCGGGTTCTTGCCCCTGGAATGCGGAAGGTTCCCCGCGGAGAGTCTGGTCGGGGTCTACCAGGATTCCCCGATCTTCCGCCGCTTGCGTGACAGCGACCAACTGCAGGGCAAGTGCGGCGTCTGCGAGTACCGCAACGTGTGCGGCGGGTCGCGGGCCCGAGCGTACGCGCTGACCGGCGACCCCATGGCCGCCGAGCCCGATTGCAGCTACTTCCCTCCAGCCTTCGAAGAGACTCAACTATGCCCGAGCACGCCAGTCGCCCGCGCGTAG
- the moaA_1 gene encoding Cyclic pyranopterin monophosphate synthase, producing the protein MQSVLVDQFGRRHTKLRVSVTDRCNLRCRYCMPAGGVPVAPRDELLTFEEIERVVRVAASLGVRQVRLTGGEPLVRNDLPRLVGMLAAIDPGLDLALSTNAVLLDELAEPLYAAGVRRVNISLDALDPELFERVTRRDDFDRVLAGVAAAQRVGFNPIKINVVSLRRVTESQVVPFGEFARESGLEVRFIEYMPLDASSAWERSKVLFAADIRAALERAFAPLVPVDRPTGSPATEYEFSDGVGRIGFIPTVSQPFCDACDRFRLTADGKLRSCLFSLDEADLKTPLRSGESDDGIAERMQRSIHQKWAGHRVNADDFVQPGRTMSAIGG; encoded by the coding sequence ATGCAGTCCGTCCTCGTTGATCAGTTTGGCCGCCGGCATACGAAGCTGCGTGTTAGCGTGACCGATCGCTGCAACCTGCGGTGCCGGTACTGCATGCCGGCTGGCGGTGTGCCCGTGGCTCCGCGGGACGAGCTGCTAACGTTCGAAGAGATCGAACGAGTGGTGCGAGTCGCTGCCTCTCTCGGGGTGCGGCAAGTGCGGCTGACCGGGGGCGAGCCCCTCGTCCGTAACGATTTGCCGCGGCTGGTCGGGATGCTCGCGGCGATTGACCCCGGGCTCGACCTCGCCTTATCAACCAACGCGGTCCTGCTCGACGAACTCGCCGAGCCGCTCTACGCCGCCGGCGTGCGGCGCGTGAACATCAGCCTCGACGCGCTCGACCCCGAGCTGTTCGAACGCGTCACCCGCCGCGATGACTTCGACCGCGTGCTCGCCGGTGTCGCGGCCGCGCAGAGGGTCGGCTTCAACCCGATCAAGATCAACGTCGTTTCGCTCCGCCGAGTGACCGAGAGCCAGGTCGTGCCGTTCGGCGAGTTCGCCCGCGAGTCGGGCCTGGAGGTCCGCTTCATCGAGTACATGCCGCTCGACGCGTCGAGCGCGTGGGAACGGAGCAAGGTGCTATTCGCTGCCGACATCCGCGCGGCGCTCGAGCGAGCCTTCGCGCCGCTTGTTCCCGTGGATCGACCCACCGGCAGCCCGGCGACCGAGTATGAGTTCTCGGACGGCGTTGGGCGGATCGGGTTCATCCCCACGGTGAGCCAGCCCTTCTGCGACGCGTGCGACCGCTTCCGGCTCACGGCGGACGGAAAGCTCCGCAGTTGCTTGTTCAGCCTGGACGAGGCCGACCTTAAGACGCCGTTGCGAAGCGGCGAGTCGGACGACGGGATCGCTGAGCGGATGCAGCGGTCGATTCATCAGAAGTGGGCCGGTCACCGGGTCAACGCGGACGACTTCGTCCAGCCGGGACGGACCATGTCGGCGATCGGAGGGTGA
- a CDS encoding ThiS family protein codes for MEVTVLLFGPQADLAGARELRLDTPRDRPTAGEVLSAIGVAAPALTGSLNVSRLAVNHEFVAADRPISPGDEVALIGMVSGG; via the coding sequence TTGGAAGTAACCGTCCTCCTATTCGGCCCACAAGCCGACCTCGCGGGCGCTCGCGAATTGCGTCTCGACACACCGAGAGACCGCCCGACCGCCGGCGAAGTGCTATCGGCGATCGGCGTTGCAGCGCCCGCGTTGACGGGTTCCCTCAACGTTAGCCGGTTGGCAGTCAACCACGAGTTCGTCGCGGCGGACCGGCCGATTTCACCGGGCGACGAGGTCGCCCTCATCGGCATGGTATCCGGCGGATGA
- the moaE_1 gene encoding Molybdopterin synthase catalytic subunit, whose product MNATVSIKLVEGPLGASSHRPTAGAGAWVVFEGVVRPTEDGRTLAALDYEHYPPMTERELKRLAERIAEEGRLLAMHVEHSVGPVAVGETSFRLSVAAAHRAEALSATDSFIAEMKRTVPLWKNPRFG is encoded by the coding sequence ATGAATGCGACGGTGTCGATAAAGCTCGTCGAAGGCCCTCTCGGGGCTTCGAGCCATCGCCCAACGGCGGGCGCCGGGGCGTGGGTCGTGTTCGAAGGGGTCGTTCGGCCAACCGAGGATGGCCGGACGCTCGCCGCACTTGACTACGAGCACTACCCCCCAATGACTGAGCGAGAGCTAAAGCGCCTCGCCGAACGCATCGCGGAAGAAGGCCGGCTGCTGGCGATGCACGTCGAGCACAGTGTCGGCCCCGTTGCAGTCGGCGAAACGTCGTTCCGGTTGTCGGTCGCCGCCGCGCACCGCGCCGAGGCGCTCTCGGCGACTGACTCGTTCATTGCGGAAATGAAACGGACCGTGCCGCTCTGGAAGAACCCGCGTTTTGGGTAG